In the genome of Elusimicrobiota bacterium, one region contains:
- the trpS gene encoding tryptophan--tRNA ligase, with protein sequence MKKRVFSGIQPSGIVHLGNYFGALKNWVALQTEHECLYSIVDLHAITVAQEPGELKKNIRTTAALCLAAGVDPKRSILFLQSDVAEHSELAWILNCHAYFGELRRMTQFKDKGGDQESTTVGLYDYPVLMAADILLYGTRGVPVGDDQRQHLELTRTIARRFNGLYGDVFVVPDAIIPEAGARVMALDDPSKKMSKSASSVSSYIALTDTDDAIRAKFKTAVTDSGREIIYDEAGKPAIANLLTIYSLVTDKSVAALQEQYRGQGYAAFKKDLGAAVIAFVAPIRERFNHWIANANQLEGILKEGAEKARALAGPLLGAVKERLGLGLGKQKLIGKY encoded by the coding sequence ATGAAAAAACGCGTTTTTTCCGGTATCCAGCCTTCCGGCATCGTTCATCTGGGGAATTATTTTGGGGCGCTTAAAAATTGGGTGGCTCTTCAGACCGAACATGAATGTTTGTATTCCATCGTCGATTTGCACGCGATCACCGTGGCCCAGGAACCCGGGGAGCTCAAAAAAAACATCAGGACCACGGCCGCTTTATGTTTGGCGGCCGGAGTCGATCCCAAGCGTTCGATTCTTTTTCTTCAGTCGGATGTGGCGGAGCACAGCGAGTTGGCTTGGATTTTAAATTGCCACGCGTATTTCGGCGAATTGCGGCGCATGACCCAGTTCAAGGACAAAGGCGGCGATCAGGAGTCGACGACCGTCGGCCTTTACGATTATCCGGTGCTCATGGCCGCGGATATCCTTCTTTACGGCACTCGCGGCGTTCCGGTCGGCGATGATCAGCGCCAGCATTTGGAATTGACCCGGACCATCGCCCGGCGATTCAACGGCCTTTACGGCGATGTTTTCGTTGTTCCCGATGCGATTATCCCCGAAGCAGGAGCCCGGGTCATGGCCTTGGATGATCCGTCCAAGAAAATGAGCAAAAGCGCTTCTTCGGTTTCCAGTTACATCGCTTTAACCGATACGGACGATGCGATACGGGCCAAGTTCAAGACCGCGGTCACCGATTCCGGGCGCGAGATCATTTATGATGAAGCCGGCAAACCGGCCATCGCCAACCTGTTGACGATCTACAGCTTGGTGACGGATAAGTCCGTCGCCGCTTTGCAAGAACAGTACCGGGGCCAGGGATATGCCGCCTTTAAAAAAGATTTGGGCGCAGCCGTGATCGCGTTTGTGGCGCCCATCCGCGAACGTTTCAATCATTGGATCGCCAATGCCAATCAGCTTGAAGGCATTTTGAAGGAGGGCGCGGAAAAAGCCCGCGCCCTGGCGGGACCGTTGCTGGGCGCCGTTAAAGAGCGCCTTGGGCTGGGATTGGGAAAGCAAAAGCTTATCGGGAAATACTAA
- a CDS encoding segregation/condensation protein A, producing the protein MTQRNEFEVHLELYEGPVALLLHLIEKNNLNIFDIPIAKITQEYLKYIDFIRSIEAEVAGEFLVMAATLMQIKARLLLPVVTAAGAQADPREELINRLLMAQRFGKAAQLLAERARLMEGFTLRPPPVFEDEEYTVVQTNWDLMEAFKKVLEEFEAAHGDALAIRTDPYPVEAKMEKIQRLLIEKSTLPLKEVWESEQARGGLIACFLAVLELIKRGFLRAVQKGPYGEIFLVKVLLS; encoded by the coding sequence ATGACTCAACGCAACGAATTTGAAGTTCACCTTGAGCTTTACGAGGGCCCTGTGGCCCTGCTTTTGCATCTCATAGAAAAGAATAACCTCAATATTTTTGACATTCCTATCGCAAAAATCACCCAGGAATACCTGAAATATATTGATTTCATACGCTCGATCGAAGCCGAGGTGGCGGGGGAATTTTTGGTCATGGCCGCCACGCTGATGCAGATCAAGGCGCGTTTGCTTCTTCCGGTCGTCACTGCGGCCGGGGCCCAAGCCGATCCTCGTGAAGAATTGATCAACCGGCTGCTGATGGCGCAGCGATTCGGGAAAGCGGCCCAGCTCTTGGCCGAACGCGCGCGTTTGATGGAAGGTTTCACTCTTCGCCCGCCTCCTGTTTTTGAGGATGAGGAATATACCGTCGTGCAAACAAACTGGGACCTGATGGAGGCTTTCAAAAAGGTGCTCGAAGAGTTCGAAGCCGCACACGGCGACGCGCTCGCCATCAGAACGGATCCCTATCCCGTTGAAGCGAAAATGGAGAAAATCCAGAGACTGTTGATCGAAAAGAGCACATTGCCGTTGAAAGAAGTTTGGGAAAGCGAGCAAGCCAGAGGCGGTTTGATTGCGTGCTTCCTGGCGGTTTTGGAATTGATCAAACGCGGCTTTTTGCGCGCCGTGCAAAAAGGGCCATACGGCGAAATATTCTTGGTGAAAGTGTTGTTAAGCTGA
- the scpB gene encoding SMC-Scp complex subunit ScpB — MDIQLEKILEALLFASDEPLTLRRLREILKPETAPAGDATQAAAEEAAPQPSAAAANASAAEDSGDQSDFDGRIMKALETVKAKYADSGSPVVILEVAEGWQFATNPKYAVWVKKLYKNKTSFRLSQAAMETLAIIAYRQPITRAEIEEIRGVEAIAALETLLERNFIRTAGRKETVGRPILYATTPEFMRQFGLNTLKDLPVLEEPPASSAGHESGPQTQETIRTPNNEQN; from the coding sequence ATGGACATTCAATTGGAAAAAATTTTGGAAGCCCTATTGTTCGCCAGCGATGAGCCGTTGACGTTGCGGCGTCTGCGGGAAATTTTAAAGCCCGAGACCGCGCCTGCGGGCGACGCAACCCAGGCCGCTGCAGAGGAGGCTGCGCCGCAGCCATCCGCCGCTGCGGCCAATGCTTCTGCTGCCGAAGATTCCGGGGACCAGTCTGATTTCGACGGGCGCATCATGAAGGCCCTGGAAACCGTCAAGGCAAAATATGCCGATTCAGGCTCGCCGGTGGTTATTTTGGAAGTTGCCGAGGGCTGGCAATTTGCGACCAACCCCAAATACGCCGTTTGGGTCAAAAAGCTTTATAAAAATAAAACAAGTTTCCGCTTGTCGCAGGCTGCGATGGAAACGTTGGCCATCATCGCTTACCGCCAGCCCATCACCCGCGCCGAAATCGAGGAAATCAGAGGCGTGGAAGCGATCGCGGCCCTGGAGACCCTGCTCGAGAGAAATTTCATTCGCACCGCCGGCCGTAAAGAGACCGTCGGCCGTCCTATTCTTTATGCCACGACCCCGGAGTTCATGCGTCAATTTGGATTGAATACCCTTAAAGATCTTCCTGTTTTAGAAGAGCCCCCCGCCTCATCGGCGGGCCATGAATCCGGTCCCCAAACTCAAGAAACCATCCGGACTCCGAACAACGAACAAAATTAA
- a CDS encoding polysaccharide pyruvyl transferase family protein, whose translation MKRSLTAVAGYFGRGNFGDDWLYQAWLNQLNGAENTVEWPRVWPGWLLNRTIKRAVFLGGLFQDLTSRRSLAWYLLAAALARRRAEEGVSFEAASIGPIGRPMSREWMKRFLSVSASQMRFVVRDEASLELLRRWAPSVEARLEPDPTWSAPWPLPSIDPDETIGLLLNGSLRHGDLLQALSAVAIHPKLAGRLVLILSHPASDQWQAKWLMRHAGRVWPTIVYRPGGIEEFLSRMNRCRALISLRLHGAIAGLRAGRPVAGFEPPGLPGALEKIRTMALPPGRRLEWFGAQRRLLDWLEAGTGILTPKVLS comes from the coding sequence ATGAAAAGGAGCCTGACGGCGGTCGCCGGTTATTTCGGTCGCGGGAATTTCGGCGATGATTGGCTGTATCAGGCCTGGCTCAATCAACTCAACGGCGCGGAAAATACCGTTGAGTGGCCGAGGGTTTGGCCCGGATGGTTATTGAACAGAACGATCAAGCGCGCCGTATTCTTAGGCGGCCTATTCCAGGATTTAACCAGCCGGCGCAGTCTGGCCTGGTATCTTTTGGCCGCCGCTCTCGCGCGCCGGAGGGCCGAAGAAGGCGTTTCGTTCGAAGCGGCGAGCATCGGTCCGATCGGACGTCCGATGTCGCGGGAATGGATGAAGCGTTTTCTGAGCGTCTCCGCCTCTCAAATGAGATTTGTCGTCAGAGACGAAGCCTCGCTGGAGCTTTTGCGCCGCTGGGCGCCTTCGGTTGAAGCGCGCCTTGAGCCTGATCCGACATGGTCGGCGCCTTGGCCGTTGCCGAGCATCGACCCCGATGAGACGATCGGCCTGTTATTAAACGGTTCCCTTCGCCATGGCGATTTGCTCCAGGCGCTATCGGCGGTAGCAATCCATCCGAAACTGGCCGGGCGTTTGGTTTTGATCCTCTCTCATCCGGCGTCGGATCAATGGCAGGCGAAATGGCTGATGCGCCATGCAGGCCGCGTCTGGCCGACGATTGTTTACCGGCCGGGGGGCATCGAGGAATTTTTGAGCCGGATGAACCGATGCCGGGCTTTGATTTCTTTGCGCCTTCACGGCGCGATCGCCGGCCTTCGGGCGGGTCGCCCGGTCGCCGGTTTTGAACCCCCCGGTTTGCCGGGAGCTCTTGAGAAAATCCGCACCATGGCCTTGCCTCCTGGGCGCCGGCTCGAGTGGTTCGGCGCCCAGAGGCGTCTTTTGGATTGGCTTGAAGCCGGTACTGGAATTTTGACTCCCAAGGTGTTAAGCTAA
- a CDS encoding S41 family peptidase, translated as MKKKYTFYSIIAGLALVLGTAGYNLGLSGESAYEKIRILVDIIDQIQNNYVESVEVKDLVYGAATGLVRTLDPFSQFLPPEALKEMKVETEGEFGGIGIRVAIGEDSWLTVVTPLPGTPAFRAGVFPRDRIVKIDGSSTEGITIEKAVQKLRGKPGAKVTITVWRPEEGANGQAQANKETTKDFTLTREVIKIQTIYSRMLSDNIGYVRITEFNARTPQDIHEMLSKLGKEGMQSLVLDLRFNPGGLLPSAIETTKEFIGEDKVVVYTQGRKAESRVEYRAGARAAYGDVPLVVLINEGSASGSEILAGALQDHKRAVLVGARSFGKASVQSVVNLSDGSGLRLTTAYYYTPNGRLIHKKEFKRKKPGETANDTEEEPAAHDPIADGKQSKESADKNSGAEEKGQWGIEPDIAVNVDRETAAKIYQSFDVAYFPDKPEETKPIRDLFKKDKAGDAQKSKAEETPKAKTEEPLRDVVLDRAIELLKARKLLLHMAR; from the coding sequence ATGAAGAAGAAATACACGTTTTATTCGATTATTGCGGGCCTCGCTCTTGTGTTGGGCACGGCCGGGTACAATCTTGGGCTCTCCGGAGAGTCCGCCTACGAGAAAATTCGCATTTTGGTCGATATCATCGATCAAATTCAAAACAATTACGTTGAATCCGTCGAGGTCAAAGATTTGGTCTATGGCGCGGCCACCGGCTTGGTCCGCACGCTTGATCCGTTCAGCCAATTTTTGCCTCCCGAAGCGTTAAAGGAGATGAAAGTCGAGACCGAAGGTGAATTCGGCGGCATCGGCATCAGGGTCGCGATCGGGGAGGACAGCTGGTTGACGGTGGTGACGCCGCTGCCAGGGACCCCGGCGTTCAGGGCGGGCGTGTTCCCCAGAGACCGCATCGTCAAAATCGACGGTTCTTCGACGGAGGGGATTACCATCGAAAAAGCGGTTCAGAAACTTCGGGGCAAGCCCGGAGCCAAGGTCACGATCACCGTCTGGCGTCCTGAGGAGGGTGCAAACGGCCAAGCTCAGGCCAATAAGGAAACGACCAAAGATTTTACGTTGACCAGAGAAGTCATCAAGATTCAGACGATTTATTCCCGGATGCTTTCAGACAATATCGGTTACGTTCGCATCACGGAATTCAACGCCCGCACGCCTCAGGATATTCATGAGATGCTGAGCAAGCTCGGTAAGGAGGGGATGCAATCATTGGTGCTGGATTTGCGTTTCAACCCCGGCGGGCTGCTGCCGTCGGCCATTGAAACGACCAAGGAATTCATCGGCGAGGATAAAGTCGTCGTTTATACCCAGGGCCGCAAGGCGGAATCCCGCGTGGAATATCGGGCCGGCGCCCGCGCGGCGTACGGCGACGTGCCGCTGGTCGTTTTGATCAACGAGGGAAGCGCCTCGGGGAGTGAAATTTTAGCCGGAGCGCTCCAGGATCATAAGAGGGCCGTTTTGGTGGGGGCGCGCTCATTCGGCAAGGCCTCCGTGCAGTCGGTGGTCAATCTTTCGGACGGTTCGGGGTTGCGCCTGACCACGGCTTATTACTATACGCCCAACGGGCGGCTGATTCATAAAAAGGAGTTTAAACGCAAGAAACCCGGGGAGACGGCTAATGACACTGAAGAGGAGCCGGCCGCTCACGATCCCATTGCCGATGGAAAACAATCAAAGGAATCCGCGGACAAAAATTCCGGCGCCGAAGAGAAGGGCCAGTGGGGCATTGAGCCCGATATTGCCGTGAACGTGGACAGGGAAACCGCGGCCAAAATTTATCAATCGTTCGATGTCGCTTATTTCCCGGATAAGCCCGAGGAAACAAAGCCCATACGCGATCTCTTCAAGAAGGACAAGGCGGGGGATGCTCAAAAATCCAAGGCAGAAGAGACTCCTAAGGCGAAAACCGAGGAGCCGCTACGCGATGTGGTGCTTGACCGGGCGATTGAGCTTTTGAAGGCCCGCAAGCTTCTTTTGCATATGGCGCGGTAG
- the tsaD gene encoding tRNA (adenosine(37)-N6)-threonylcarbamoyltransferase complex transferase subunit TsaD, producing MQLVLGIETSCDETAVGIVELTEGSRGRYSFKIRANVLSSQIPLHAPYFGVVPELASRAHLEKMTGVLHAAIAAAGLKPDPAFLNKRLATVAYTQGPGLKGALLVGESAGRALALALERPAMGVHHLEAHLAAILLEHPGLKPPFLGLIISGGHTDLVHVRRWGDYRVLGRTLDDACGEAFDKFSKMLQLGYPGGPIVDKMAKSGDPKKVPFPRPYLKNSWNFSFSGLKTSALYRLRDHGHPRTRKEKNDLAASYQESICETLIFKAKKALRVLNLDQLVVSGGVAANSRLRYLLAEEGRRGKFDVYFPSPSLCTDNGAMIAAAAALRFVSGAKPSAGPVDPTLPFPRWS from the coding sequence ATCCAACTCGTTCTCGGTATTGAAACTTCCTGCGACGAAACCGCAGTCGGCATCGTCGAGCTGACCGAGGGCAGCAGAGGCCGCTATTCGTTTAAAATCCGCGCCAATGTGCTGTCGAGCCAAATTCCTTTGCACGCGCCTTATTTCGGCGTGGTGCCGGAATTAGCCAGCCGGGCGCATCTTGAGAAAATGACGGGAGTGCTGCATGCGGCGATCGCCGCCGCGGGTCTTAAGCCCGATCCGGCGTTCCTCAACAAACGTCTTGCAACCGTCGCTTATACTCAAGGACCGGGCTTAAAGGGGGCTCTCTTGGTCGGCGAATCAGCGGGCCGTGCCTTGGCCTTGGCGTTGGAGCGTCCGGCCATGGGCGTTCATCATCTGGAGGCGCATCTGGCGGCGATTTTGTTAGAACATCCCGGACTTAAGCCGCCTTTTTTAGGCCTGATTATTTCCGGCGGACATACGGACCTTGTTCATGTGCGCCGATGGGGCGACTATAGGGTTTTGGGGCGAACCTTGGATGATGCGTGCGGAGAAGCCTTCGATAAGTTTTCCAAAATGCTTCAACTCGGCTATCCCGGCGGTCCGATCGTGGATAAGATGGCCAAAAGCGGTGATCCCAAAAAAGTGCCCTTTCCCCGGCCCTATTTGAAAAATTCTTGGAATTTTTCTTTCAGCGGATTGAAAACATCGGCCCTGTACCGGCTCAGGGATCATGGGCATCCGCGCACGCGCAAGGAAAAAAACGATTTGGCCGCGTCTTACCAGGAATCGATTTGCGAAACGTTGATTTTTAAGGCTAAAAAGGCGCTGAGGGTTTTGAATCTGGATCAGTTAGTCGTTTCCGGTGGCGTGGCCGCCAACAGCAGGCTGCGCTATCTTTTGGCCGAGGAAGGCCGTCGTGGGAAATTCGACGTTTATTTTCCAAGCCCCTCATTGTGCACGGATAACGGGGCGATGATCGCGGCCGCAGCGGCGCTTAGGTTTGTTTCAGGAGCGAAGCCGTCGGCCGGACCGGTGGATCCGACCTTGCCGTTTCCGCGTTGGTCATAG
- the larB gene encoding nickel pincer cofactor biosynthesis protein LarB, with protein MVLSTEKKTNGYIDLGFAKLDHRRSERQGFPEAVYSPSKTNQQLLIIARRYLAAPAGSPLIFTRLKPAQAKILARLSRRRSRANHQARALAFLPKNFSFQISKGQVHDASIAVITAGTGDIPAAEEAAFTCEVLGSSVRRLYDVGVAGIHRLYDNSGHLEQLSCAIVCAGMEGALPSVVGGLCPFPIIGVPTSVGYGISEGGRTALQTMLSSCASNVCVVNIDNGFSAGIIAHLIANTKKISDLGRKSHF; from the coding sequence ATGGTTTTATCGACGGAAAAAAAGACGAACGGCTATATTGATTTGGGCTTCGCCAAGCTCGATCACCGGCGCTCCGAGCGTCAGGGATTCCCTGAGGCGGTTTATTCGCCGTCAAAAACAAATCAACAGCTCTTAATCATTGCCCGCCGTTATTTAGCCGCACCCGCCGGCTCGCCTTTGATTTTCACTCGGCTCAAGCCGGCTCAGGCGAAGATTTTGGCGCGGTTAAGCCGAAGGCGCTCGCGCGCCAATCATCAGGCGCGGGCATTGGCTTTTTTGCCCAAGAATTTTTCATTTCAAATTTCAAAAGGTCAAGTCCATGACGCTTCCATCGCTGTTATTACAGCGGGAACAGGAGATATCCCTGCGGCTGAGGAGGCTGCTTTTACCTGTGAAGTCCTCGGCAGCAGCGTGCGGCGTCTTTATGACGTAGGCGTGGCCGGCATCCACCGTCTTTATGACAATAGCGGGCACTTGGAACAATTAAGCTGCGCCATTGTCTGCGCCGGGATGGAAGGGGCGTTGCCTTCCGTGGTCGGAGGTTTGTGCCCTTTCCCGATTATCGGGGTCCCGACATCCGTGGGTTACGGAATTTCGGAAGGGGGGCGCACTGCGCTTCAAACCATGCTGTCTTCGTGCGCCAGCAACGTTTGCGTGGTCAACATCGATAATGGATTTTCAGCGGGCATTATCGCCCATCTGATCGCAAATACTAAAAAAATATCAGATTTAGGACGAAAGTCCCATTTCTGA
- a CDS encoding sensor domain-containing diguanylate cyclase: protein MSFETIESPSLYEALYRFRKELRLSSLEAQDLLTTALRFFQRELGVHEGSVFLLDERGDFLKETLVIKAGGEIEPGEREEPLWEGAPMRELLFGERDVEILGGSDDEPTQTLLIKLHAESSLNATLPLKETERMASENRGILEAVVTPVTERALLVACAQELGEWLGLALLGERMRRQGSQIESFSELSWLFVTSLRLEDRLRLIVEGIHRLFGFDRLRLYLVEASGATLKGELEVGINHGVRSIVQERYPIVIGESRSLIEILWQSLRQDPWSRILEHPLANHDKVLYLPLKVQTKEIGVLVVDNLISQEPISRPIRHLLGERLSLYDALSHLPNRRYFEQRFQDEFYRAYRHKRSFAVCMMDLDFFKEINDTFGHQMGDRAIAGVGAAVNAVIRQSDFAARWGGDEIAVLLGDANEQDALIVAERVLAAIRDIRLVYPADPPKEIRLTASMGVALYPRDGANLETLMASADQALYQMKFKGRNGFLMASSGSGAATAEETDPEATPS from the coding sequence ATGAGTTTTGAAACCATCGAAAGTCCCTCTCTCTACGAAGCGCTGTATCGTTTTCGCAAGGAGCTGAGGTTGTCGTCGTTGGAGGCTCAGGATTTGCTGACGACGGCGTTGAGGTTTTTTCAAAGGGAACTGGGCGTTCATGAGGGGAGCGTTTTTTTGCTCGATGAACGCGGAGATTTTTTGAAGGAAACCCTGGTGATCAAAGCCGGCGGCGAGATCGAACCCGGCGAACGCGAGGAACCCCTTTGGGAAGGAGCGCCGATGCGCGAATTGCTCTTCGGCGAACGCGATGTGGAAATTTTAGGCGGCTCCGACGACGAACCCACGCAGACGCTGTTGATCAAGCTTCATGCGGAAAGCTCATTAAACGCAACCTTGCCGCTTAAAGAGACGGAGAGAATGGCTTCGGAAAACCGGGGCATCTTGGAAGCCGTCGTTACCCCCGTGACCGAGCGGGCTTTGCTGGTCGCTTGCGCGCAAGAGCTGGGGGAATGGCTCGGCCTGGCGTTGTTGGGTGAGCGCATGCGCCGGCAGGGTTCCCAGATCGAGTCGTTCAGCGAGTTGTCCTGGCTGTTCGTGACCAGCCTGCGTTTGGAGGACAGGCTGAGGCTCATCGTCGAAGGAATTCATCGCTTGTTTGGTTTTGATCGTTTGCGTTTGTACCTTGTCGAAGCGTCGGGCGCCACGCTTAAAGGCGAGTTGGAAGTCGGCATCAATCACGGCGTACGCTCGATCGTTCAAGAGCGTTACCCGATCGTCATCGGCGAATCGCGCAGCTTGATTGAAATTCTTTGGCAAAGCTTAAGGCAAGATCCTTGGTCGCGCATTTTGGAGCATCCCTTGGCGAATCACGACAAAGTGCTTTATCTCCCGCTGAAAGTGCAGACCAAGGAAATCGGCGTTTTAGTCGTGGATAATTTGATCAGCCAAGAGCCGATTTCACGGCCGATCCGCCATCTGCTCGGTGAACGTCTGTCTCTTTATGACGCGCTGTCTCATTTGCCGAACCGGCGTTATTTTGAACAACGATTCCAGGATGAGTTTTACCGCGCCTATCGGCACAAAAGAAGTTTTGCCGTGTGCATGATGGATCTTGATTTTTTCAAGGAGATCAACGATACCTTCGGGCATCAAATGGGCGACCGGGCCATCGCCGGCGTTGGCGCGGCCGTCAACGCGGTGATCCGCCAGAGCGATTTCGCGGCCCGGTGGGGCGGCGATGAGATCGCGGTGCTCTTGGGCGACGCCAACGAACAAGATGCTCTGATCGTCGCCGAACGCGTATTGGCTGCGATCCGCGATATCCGCTTGGTTTATCCCGCTGATCCGCCCAAAGAAATCAGATTAACTGCCAGCATGGGCGTCGCGCTTTACCCGAGAGATGGCGCTAACCTGGAAACTCTCATGGCCAGCGCCGATCAGGCTCTTTATCAGATGAAATTCAAGGGCAGGAACGGATTTCTGATGGCTTCAAGCGGCTCCGGCGCGGCCACGGCCGAAGAGACGGATCCGGAAGCGACGCCTTCGTAA
- a CDS encoding response regulator: MTDNYVRISDLAKKASVLSSTIRHYTDIGLLQVAMETDGGHRLYDVESSMRRLGFIHSLSKRGRSLDEIKAEMGRRQNHLVVLLVDDEPEVVDFVRSAFELYSNKPSGNGKKMPAVDLSVVSDGFTAGKKTSEILPDLVILDLMLPGINGFKICRAIREDAELAGVKILAITGYDTEENRRAIMAAGANGYLAKPFGVQELIKKLEEMGIW; encoded by the coding sequence GTGACGGATAATTACGTTCGCATCAGTGACCTTGCCAAGAAGGCTTCCGTGCTAAGTTCAACAATCAGGCACTATACCGATATCGGATTGCTGCAAGTCGCCATGGAAACGGACGGCGGCCATCGTCTTTACGATGTTGAAAGTTCAATGCGGCGGCTGGGTTTTATCCACTCCCTCTCTAAACGCGGCCGCAGCCTTGATGAAATCAAAGCGGAAATGGGGCGGCGCCAGAACCATTTGGTCGTGCTCTTGGTTGACGATGAACCTGAGGTCGTTGACTTTGTGCGTTCGGCCTTTGAGCTCTATTCAAACAAGCCCTCCGGCAACGGCAAAAAAATGCCGGCCGTTGATTTAAGCGTTGTTTCGGACGGTTTCACGGCGGGCAAAAAAACGAGCGAAATTTTACCCGATTTGGTGATTCTTGATTTGATGCTTCCTGGAATCAATGGGTTTAAAATCTGCCGGGCGATTCGCGAAGACGCGGAACTTGCCGGCGTCAAAATTTTGGCGATCACCGGCTATGACACGGAAGAAAACCGGCGCGCGATCATGGCCGCCGGCGCCAACGGCTACCTGGCCAAACCGTTCGGGGTCCAGGAGCTGATTAAGAAACTTGAGGAGATGGGAATCTGGTGA